One part of the Helicobacter cetorum MIT 99-5656 genome encodes these proteins:
- a CDS encoding MlaD family protein, with protein MERHVNYTLIGGLFFLCLICMVGFILWLGHVGLEDGKYQKYVVYTDKDLGGIAANSPINYKGIQVGNVVKVGFAKGRVGVVRLDLMIDSSVKIRKDSKVAVSSQGLMGLKYLALEQSKNEAFYSGNDKEERVLIFKEGLMGRLAGDANQVVQEVVKVIKNIDKMLDNENVEKVKHIIASVDNVMANLEARKSQFDLLIKNANDLVLNVGNVAFNVDKRLKEGQYDFKAMFTPLITQAELSLRNIDNFVQKGSILIDKFEADPYKTIFGERK; from the coding sequence TTGGAAAGACATGTAAATTATACTTTAATCGGTGGACTCTTCTTTTTATGCTTAATTTGTATGGTAGGTTTTATTTTATGGCTAGGTCATGTGGGCTTAGAAGATGGAAAATACCAAAAATATGTAGTCTATACAGACAAAGACTTAGGAGGGATTGCAGCCAACTCGCCCATAAATTACAAGGGCATTCAAGTAGGCAATGTTGTCAAGGTAGGTTTTGCAAAGGGAAGAGTAGGAGTGGTGCGTTTGGATTTAATGATTGATTCTAGCGTTAAAATTCGTAAAGATTCAAAAGTGGCTGTTTCTTCTCAGGGGCTTATGGGGTTAAAGTATTTAGCCTTAGAGCAAAGTAAAAATGAAGCGTTTTATAGCGGTAATGACAAAGAAGAAAGGGTTTTAATCTTTAAAGAAGGGCTTATGGGTCGCTTAGCTGGGGACGCTAATCAAGTGGTTCAAGAAGTGGTGAAAGTGATTAAGAATATAGATAAAATGCTAGATAATGAAAATGTGGAAAAGGTTAAGCACATCATTGCTTCAGTGGATAATGTGATGGCTAATTTGGAAGCGAGAAAATCTCAGTTTGATTTGTTGATTAAGAATGCTAACGACCTAGTTTTAAATGTGGGGAATGTGGCTTTTAATGTGGATAAACGCCTAAAAGAAGGGCAATATGACTTTAAGGCGATGTTTACCCCTTTGATTACACAAGCAGAATTGAGCTTGAGAAATATTGATAATTTTGTTCAAAAGGGTTCTATATTGATAGATAAATTTGAAGCTGACCCTTACAAAACCATTTTTGGAGAAAGGAAATAA
- a CDS encoding ABC transporter ATP-binding protein, translated as MSEILIEVKNIHNAFGSTIIHRGVSFNVYKGEVVAILGGSGSGKSTLLRSMILLNRPIKGEVLLFGEDIWKLKDEEQRKIFNRCGICFQFGALYSSLTVLENVGIMLEKYSPYSKNIIEEISKMWIEKVGLPTRAYHLYPYELSGGMKKRVGLARAMATNPEILFLDEPTSGLDPYSAGKFDELIMMLKESLQLTVVMITHDLDTVHDCVDRFIMLKDGLLEFNGNLEEFVKKAQSEGLDEGNLFNSTRGEKFWKDM; from the coding sequence ATGAGTGAAATTTTAATTGAAGTGAAAAATATCCATAATGCTTTTGGAAGCACTATTATTCATAGGGGCGTAAGTTTTAATGTGTATAAGGGCGAAGTGGTAGCCATTTTAGGGGGTTCAGGGAGTGGTAAAAGCACTCTTTTAAGGAGCATGATTTTACTTAATCGCCCCATAAAGGGGGAAGTGCTACTTTTTGGGGAAGACATATGGAAACTCAAAGATGAAGAGCAACGCAAGATTTTTAATCGTTGCGGCATTTGCTTTCAGTTTGGAGCATTATATAGCTCTCTAACCGTTTTAGAAAATGTAGGCATCATGCTAGAAAAATACAGCCCTTACTCTAAGAATATTATTGAAGAAATTTCTAAAATGTGGATTGAAAAAGTAGGCTTACCCACTAGAGCCTACCATCTTTACCCCTATGAATTGAGTGGGGGTATGAAAAAGCGTGTGGGTTTAGCTAGGGCTATGGCGACTAATCCTGAAATTTTATTTTTAGATGAGCCAACAAGTGGACTAGACCCTTATAGTGCAGGTAAATTTGATGAACTGATTATGATGCTCAAAGAGAGTTTGCAGCTTACGGTAGTGATGATTACGCATGATTTAGACACTGTGCATGATTGTGTGGATAGATTTATCATGCTTAAAGATGGGTTATTAGAATTTAATGGAAATTTAGAAGAATTTGTTAAAAAAGCCCAAAGTGAAGGGCTAGATGAAGGAAATTTATTCAATTCAACACGAGGAGAGAAATTTTGGAAAGACATGTAA